The DNA region TTGAAGCGTTCTAttgattctatttatttattcgtTTGATCTTGGTTAAATCGAGCCTGAAGGATGAATCGATTGAATCTTGAGATTTTTGTCATGGCAGCTTTAAGCACGCTGCTCTTGTCCCCGGGCGTCCGGTGCTCGCCTGTTGCAGCGGCACCGGAGCCGATCCGCTGCGCCCCGTGCTCACCGGAGCGACTGGCCTCATGCCCTGCGGTGGATCCCAGTTGTGAAGAGGTTCTACGCGAGCCGGGCTGCGGTTGCTGCAAGGCGTGCGCATTAAAGGCCGGAGACTCGTGTGGCTTCTACACAGCGCCTTGTGGGTCTGGTTATCGCTGCCTACCGAAGCCCGGCGAAAGCCGACCTCTTCATGCGCTCAGCCGAGGGCATGGCATCTGCACCGAAAACACCAATGCTGATACGGAACGTAGCCAGGCGCCACAGCCTGCTGGTATGTTTTACTCATATTGCAAGCGGGTTTATCGGAAGTTAATACAATAATAACTTAACATTAATGGATTCCCTAGGATTAATAGATTCCCTTAAACAAATGAGCATCTCGAAATGTAAAGTGTTTCTGTAtattaacccccccccctctctcttcccagaTCCAAGTGAGACAGACGGGTCGGTGGTGACAGAAACCGGCAACCCCCTTTTCCTCTCCGGCCACGGAAAGCCTATCGACCCCCGGGTGGCTGCCGGAGCGCAAGAGAGCATGAAAGCCAAAGTGAACGCCATTAAAAGGAAACTAGTGGAGCAGGTGAGAAGGGTTgtgcttcttctttttcttctctctctctctctctctctctctctctcgctctgtgtgtgtgtgtgggtggggggcgtGATTGGTGTGGGAAACATTGTTCTGTATCAACTTTTGCCATTACACATGGCTACTATAGTTTTAGTGCCTTAATCTTAAACTCCCTGGAATGATTGCGATGTATCACATACTACAAAAGGTGACATGTGAAATGACTACGTGATTGCTTGATAGAGCTGGCCTTTGAGTTACCAGCAGGGGGTGCTCGAATGCCTTCGGTAGGGTATGCTCGACGTGAG from Alosa alosa isolate M-15738 ecotype Scorff River chromosome 9, AALO_Geno_1.1, whole genome shotgun sequence includes:
- the igfbp1a gene encoding insulin-like growth factor-binding protein 1a, with amino-acid sequence MNRLNLEIFVMAALSTLLLSPGVRCSPVAAAPEPIRCAPCSPERLASCPAVDPSCEEVLREPGCGCCKACALKAGDSCGFYTAPCGSGYRCLPKPGESRPLHALSRGHGICTENTNADTERSQAPQPADPSETDGSVVTETGNPLFLSGHGKPIDPRVAAGAQESMKAKVNAIKRKLVEQGPCHVELQRALEKISKSQQKLGDKLTRFYLPNCDKHGRYKAKQCESSLDGMRGKCWCVSLWSGKRIFGSSDLPEDSECPLEQNH